In the Campylobacter sputorum subsp. sputorum genome, GTGGATCTTTTTTCGCTTCCCATACTCAAAACTTGGGAACTTGATGGTGGACATTTTATCACAATGGGTCAAGTTTATACAAAAACTCTAAATGGAGAAACTCAAAATTTAGGAATGTATCGTCTGCAGGTTTATGATAAAAATAGACTTGGAATGCATTGGCAAATTCATAAAGATGGTGCAAATTTTTATAAAGAATATAAAAAAGCCGGAGTTAAAATGCCAGTAAGTGTTGCAATAGGAGGCGATCCTTTGTATATTTGGTGCGGACAAGCCCCGCTTCCAAAAGATATTTTTGAGCTTTTGCTTTATGGTTTTATAAGAAAAACACCTGCTAAATTAGTAAAAAGCTTAACAAATGATATTTATATCCCACATGATGTTGATTATGTTATAGAAGGATTTGTAGATACTGAAAATTTTGAGTTAGAAGGACCATTTGGTGATCATACCGGATTTTATACGCCAGTTGAGCCATTTCCTGTTATGGAAGTAAGAGCTATAACTCATAAAGAAGATCCCATTTTTCACGCTACTGTTGTTGGTAAGCCACCTTTGGAAGATAAATATATGGGCTATGCAACAGAAAGGATATTTTTACCGCTTTTTAAAACCACAGCTCCAGAACTGATTGATTATAAAATGCCGGAAAATGGAGTTTTTCATAACTTAATACTTGCTAAAATGAACTGCTTGTATCCAGCTCACGCTAAACAGATGATGCATACATTTTGGGGTGTTGGACAGATGAGTTTTGTAAAACACGCAATTTTTGTAGATGAAAAAGCACCAAAGCTAGAAAATTTTGGCGAACTTGCGAAGTATATTTTAAATCGCATAAGTTCAAAAAGTCTTATATTTAGTGAGGGAGTTTGCGACCAACTTGATCATGCTAGTCCAAACTCTTGTTTTGGCGGGAAATTAGCTATTGATGCAACTATAAATTTAAATCCAAACGGTGTAAATACTTTAAATGACAATGACCTTCTTGCTTTGTTTGCAAAGGAAGATGAAAATATTTTAAATTTAAAACAATATTTCACAGATACAAAAAATCCTATATGTTTTATAAATTACAACAAAGTTGATGTTGTTAAAAAAAGCTTTGAAAAGCTAAATAAACTCAAAGAATATTTTAAAATTTTAATTTTTTTTGATGAAAATGCAAATATCCAAAATCTTTATATGAGTGTTTGGAGAGTTACAAACAATATAGACGCCCTAAGAGACATTTTTATAGATGGTGAGCAAATATGCATAGATGCAACTTCAAAATCAAAAATCGATAACTATGAGAGAGCTTGGCCAAAAGAGACTAACTGCTCTAAAGATGTTATAGAAAATTTAATAAATAAAAATATCATAGAAGATGATAAAGAATTGTTTTATAAATTTGAAATTTTTGGGTAAAACACGCCTAAAATAGTATTTGAATGATTTTTTTAATGATTGATATCAATCATGGAATTAAAGAGTAATTTACTCTAAAATACCATCATAAGTTTTTAAAAAGGATATTATGATGAGTAAAGAAAATTTAGAGATGTTTTGTCATCAATGTGAGATGAGTGCACCCGGAGGATGTGGCTCAAAAGGTCAAAGCACGGGAACGTGTGGCAAAGATAGTACACTAGCAAATTTGCAAGATATGATGATTTTTGGGCTAAAAGGTATGAGTGCTTATCGCCACCATGCAAACGAACTAGGATTTAGTACAAAAGAAGTTGATGATGTGATAGCTGATACACTTTATTTTACGCTTACAAACTCAAATTTTAACTTTGATGAGCATATCGCGCAAGTTTTAAAAGTTGGTGAAGCTGGTGTAAAAGTGATGGATATTTTAAGTAGTGCCCACACAACTACTTTTGGTATCCCAAGTCCTGTAAAAGTTACTCAAAACAAAGCTAGCGGTAAAGCAATTTTAGTTAGCGGACACAATCTTTTTGCGCTAAATGAGCTTTTAAAACAAACTGCAGGAAAAGGCATAAATATCTACACTCACTCAGAAATGCTCCCGGCACACGGATATCCAGAGCTTAGAAAATATAAACATTTAAAAGGAAATATTGGTAAATCATGGTTTGATCAAACTAAACTTTTTAATGAGTTTAAAGGTGCTATTTTAATGACAACAAACTGTATTGTGCCACTTAGAAGCAACTGTGAATATGCACATAGGCTTTTTGGATACTCTATAGCTGGAACAAATGGTGTTACACATATACAAAATGATGATTTTTCGCCTTTAATCAAAAAAGCTTTATCGCTTCCTGAAATAACTGGTTTTGATAGTGATGAATATGTTATAACAGGCGGACATTATAAAGCTATATTACCTATGGCAGGAGAAATTTTAGAAGCTTTAAAAGATGGTAAAATTCGCCGCTTTTTTGTAATAGCAGGTTGTGATGCACCTGGAAAAGGAAGAGATTATTATAGAGAGCTTGCAATATCGCTTCCAAAAGACTGCATTATTTTAACTTCAAGTTGTGGAAAATTCCGTTTTAATGATATTGATTTTGGTGTGATTGAAGGAACAAACATTCCAAGATATATTGACTTAGGACAATGTAATGATAGTAATGGTGCTGTTAAAATAGCACTTGCACTAAGCGAGGCAACTGGTATAGAGATAAATGATTTGCCAGTTTCAATAGTGCTAATGTGGATGGAGCAAAAAGCCGTGATAATTTTAATGGCACTTTTATATCTTGGTATAAAAAATGTCCATATAGGTCCATCTTTACCTGAGTTTTTTAACGATAAAATTTTAAATTTCTTGGTTGAAAAATTTAATATAACTTTAATAAGTAGCGACA is a window encoding:
- a CDS encoding menaquinone biosynthesis decarboxylase; amino-acid sequence: MQYWIEKFKKAGLLKVIEDKVDIDREIAHISYLEVKKDDSKALLFTNPVDKNGTIFPPVLTNIFGSFEALELILGKSPDQIASEISDLLKPKKPQGLMEKIHFLSYLISLKNVFTKRLKGEGECQKIKHLDGKVDLFSLPILKTWELDGGHFITMGQVYTKTLNGETQNLGMYRLQVYDKNRLGMHWQIHKDGANFYKEYKKAGVKMPVSVAIGGDPLYIWCGQAPLPKDIFELLLYGFIRKTPAKLVKSLTNDIYIPHDVDYVIEGFVDTENFELEGPFGDHTGFYTPVEPFPVMEVRAITHKEDPIFHATVVGKPPLEDKYMGYATERIFLPLFKTTAPELIDYKMPENGVFHNLILAKMNCLYPAHAKQMMHTFWGVGQMSFVKHAIFVDEKAPKLENFGELAKYILNRISSKSLIFSEGVCDQLDHASPNSCFGGKLAIDATINLNPNGVNTLNDNDLLALFAKEDENILNLKQYFTDTKNPICFINYNKVDVVKKSFEKLNKLKEYFKILIFFDENANIQNLYMSVWRVTNNIDALRDIFIDGEQICIDATSKSKIDNYERAWPKETNCSKDVIENLINKNIIEDDKELFYKFEIFG
- the hcp gene encoding hydroxylamine reductase, whose translation is MSKENLEMFCHQCEMSAPGGCGSKGQSTGTCGKDSTLANLQDMMIFGLKGMSAYRHHANELGFSTKEVDDVIADTLYFTLTNSNFNFDEHIAQVLKVGEAGVKVMDILSSAHTTTFGIPSPVKVTQNKASGKAILVSGHNLFALNELLKQTAGKGINIYTHSEMLPAHGYPELRKYKHLKGNIGKSWFDQTKLFNEFKGAILMTTNCIVPLRSNCEYAHRLFGYSIAGTNGVTHIQNDDFSPLIKKALSLPEITGFDSDEYVITGGHYKAILPMAGEILEALKDGKIRRFFVIAGCDAPGKGRDYYRELAISLPKDCIILTSSCGKFRFNDIDFGVIEGTNIPRYIDLGQCNDSNGAVKIALALSEATGIEINDLPVSIVLMWMEQKAVIILMALLYLGIKNVHIGPSLPEFFNDKILNFLVEKFNITLISSDTKTDLKKFLNE